CGGTTTGTACGTCGGGCGGTCGTTGCTCTCGGCCAGCCCTTCCGTCACCGGTAGACGGATTTTGCGCGGACCGGGGGCTTCGTGTCCACCCAGGATTCGGAGCGCGGGTCGCACGAAGAGTTCAAACCCCACGAACGAACTCACCGGATTGCCGGGCAACCCGAACACCAGCACGCCGGTTTCGGTGGTGCCGAACAGCAGCGGTTTGCCCGGTTTCATGCGTACTTGTTGCACGTGGAAGGAGACTCCGAGTTCCTTGAGCACGTTGGGAACGAGGTCAAAATCGCCGACCGACACTCCCCCTGCGATCAGCAACACGTGAGATTCGGCAAGTCCCTTCGCAATGAGCGCTTTTGTGACGGCGCGATCGTCCTTCGCGATGCCGAGATATTGCGGAAATCCTCCACCGCGAACGGTTTGGGCCGTGAGCATCGGTCCGTTCGAGTTGCGAATCTGCCCAGCACTCAGCTCCGCGCCCGCTTCGACCAGTTCGTCGCCGGTGGCGATGATGCCGACACGCGGACGCGGAAACACAGTGGCCACGGTTTGTCCGACGTTCGCCAGCACGCCCAATGCCGCCGGGTTAATCACCGTGCCGGCGGTCATAACCGGTTCGCCGGCCCGCATCTCCGTGCCGCGTGCGTACACGTACTGGCGCGGTTTCACGTCCGGATCAGTAATGCGAACGCGACCGCCTTCCAGTGTTTGGGTGTCCTCCTGCATCACGATCGCGTCCGCACCGTCGGGGATCGGCGCCCCCGTGAAGATGCGGCTCGCTTCGCCGGCCCCAACCGATTTCGTGGGCATCTTCCCGGCGGGCACTTCTTCGATCACCCGCAGTTCCGCGTTCGGCGAAGCGCAATCCGCAGCCCGTACCGCAAAACCATCGCGTAGCGACTTCGAGAACGGCGGCGAATCGGCGTCCGCAACGACATCGGCCGCAAGCACTTGCCCGAGCACATCGGCCGTGAGTGTGGTCACTTCGGGCTTCAGCGGCTTCGCGTGCTTCAGCACAATGGCCAGCGCGTCGGCAACTTCGCGCATCGGAACCTCCCGGGTGGATTCGGATGGTATACCCGAATCATATTGCCGAGAATTGCGCCGGTTGGCAGCACCACAGGCGTGACAACGCCCAGTGGCACCAAAACAGTTTGCCGAGTTGAAGAGTAACTGTGATGTGGACTAACGGAACCGAGACTACGTCGAAGCTCCGCACACCGACACTGGCTCAAGTCGGCAACCGATCACGGTTTGGAGGAACCGTAAGGCGTCGAAGTATTGCTCCTCAGTGAACGCCTTCCAACCGTGTTCGGCCGTTTTCTGTTTCAACACGTCTGCAGGAAAATGCTCCCCACCTTGACGTGTAAGAAGGTCAGTTTTGGCCGCGATTGCAAGGCGGACGTAATCTGGAATGTTTGCCGCTTCCAAACGCCGAATTGCCGCACGGATTTGCTCCCATTCACCCGCTTGCTGAATGGTTTTTTCCTCAGCGATCTGTGTACCCTCTGGGGTGAGAGCATAGTCGTATCGGGTCATCTCAAACTCGTTTTCATCAAACGCATCTCCCGTCGAGACGTGCTGTTCGAGAAATTTCAGGCCCCGAAGCTCTTGAACCGCCCCAGCTACGGCTGGAGAAAATGGCCCATAGTAGTGCGAGCGATAGCCCAAGTCTTGAATTTTCCCGGTCAAAACGCCGACGAAGTAGACCGTCTTCTGGAGCTTAGTGCGCCCCTGAATTTGTCCTCCGACGGCATATATGACGAGGTGCACAAAGTCATAAGTGGTCATGTTTTTGTCCTGCCCCACTCTTCCTGAATCATACTCCGAATTGGCTCTTTCCACCTAGCTCGGAGTGCATCTTTCGTGTCGGGGTTCGGCCACTCAATTGGGGCGAACACGACAACGAAGTTATCTGAGTATTGCTCGTTGATCGACTTGAAAAGTGTCGACTCGTCGGTGAACGGTTGCGGAGCGGGTTTCACATTCACCAGGATGCCCTCTTCGTCATTTCGAGAGGACTCCCGCGCAGATTTGATGCCATAACTATGCGCTATTACGAAGTCCGGGTCGATCGCATTTTCGTGTTTTAACCCGAGTTGTTCGGTGAGGTACGCCGCCACCCGTTGAGCCACGGCTTTCGACAGGGTGTCAGCTGCTCGCTTGTGAAGCCCCCTTAATGTCTCCCAACTTTTTGAATGGTAAGGCTTGCCGATGGGATCTTTGAAGACTTCTTTGAGTAGCTTTCGCTCCCGCAGTCGCCTCAACATGGCGCCAGACTTTGGGCCAGGTGGTGAACCGTGAACCGGAGAGAATGTTTCCATAAAGCGGGCGTCGTCCCACTTTTGGTAGTTGCGAATAAAGCCCGCCGTTCCATCGAACGTGTACAACCGCTTCATTGGCTCCAGGTTGTCAGATTCAATCCCAAGTCGGATCGCTCGCGTAATCATCTGATCTGTGATGAGCCGCACGCGGTGGCGATAAATGTTCGCTGTCATGTAATACTTCGCCAAAACGAACTGCTCGACCGCGTGAACGCCGTCTTCATCGATCATCAAATCTCCGTCGGGATCGGGCAAAACCAGAGAGCGCTGGAGTTGTGCCAAGTCGTAGTGACCGTACTGCACTCCACAAAAGTAACTGTCGCGGAGCAGGTAATCCTGTTTGTCGGCATCGAGCGGACCGGAGACGATCTGTTTGAGAACCGACCGGCCGTAACCGTTTCCGAGTAACTGAATTACAGACTCTCGCTCCGCGTCTGGAATGATTTGGCACAATTCGGGATCAGTGCGGATGATTTCTGCAGTCACGGCTTCATGGATCTTGTGTTCTTTCTGCTCGGGTTTCAATTTCTCCTTGTCACCGAACCAGTCGAGCGACGCTTCCGAAACGTGACTGAACGGACCGTGACCAGTATCGTGCAGTAATCCGGCTAATCGAATCAACCGCAACTCGGCACCTTCGACCTTCAATTGCTCGGCCATAAGCCCCGCGACGTGAGTGACTCCGAGAGTGTGGTCGAATCGGGTATGAAGGGCACCAGGGTAAACCAGCGAAGCAAGTGCGAGCTGACGTATGTTCCGGAGACGTTGAAGTGGGGAACTGTTAACGATGGGGGCGAGATCCGCGGGAAGGTAAATGAAATTGTGGATTGGATCTCTGGAACGAAAACTCATGGGCGGATCTGCAGAGTTGTGTTCCAGGGTTAAGTTGCAAGAACCTAACCCTGCTGGTTTGTTGTTGCTATGCGTGTCGAATCTGTCATCTCATGACTTTGCGTGCAGCATGATCGATTTAACGCCAGATGCAAGTCTAAAATGAGTGCTGCCCTGGTTCGATCGGACACGACTATAAGATTCCGACAAGGGCAATGCCCAGAAGCAGCGCGTTATTGCAGTGTCCCCCCCCCTGCCCAAGGAGTGTTAACTTCCAGCATTTGCCATCGATAAATCGTGCCCGTGTTGATGCAG
This region of Gemmata massiliana genomic DNA includes:
- a CDS encoding molybdopterin molybdotransferase MoeA, translated to MREVADALAIVLKHAKPLKPEVTTLTADVLGQVLAADVVADADSPPFSKSLRDGFAVRAADCASPNAELRVIEEVPAGKMPTKSVGAGEASRIFTGAPIPDGADAIVMQEDTQTLEGGRVRITDPDVKPRQYVYARGTEMRAGEPVMTAGTVINPAALGVLANVGQTVATVFPRPRVGIIATGDELVEAGAELSAGQIRNSNGPMLTAQTVRGGGFPQYLGIAKDDRAVTKALIAKGLAESHVLLIAGGVSVGDFDLVPNVLKELGVSFHVQQVRMKPGKPLLFGTTETGVLVFGLPGNPVSSFVGFELFVRPALRILGGHEAPGPRKIRLPVTEGLAESNDRPTYKPAQLVPGETGWSVRPLPNSGAPDLAGLQPADALLVLPAGEARVDRGTLMEVVLL
- a CDS encoding HD domain-containing protein, which codes for MSFRSRDPIHNFIYLPADLAPIVNSSPLQRLRNIRQLALASLVYPGALHTRFDHTLGVTHVAGLMAEQLKVEGAELRLIRLAGLLHDTGHGPFSHVSEASLDWFGDKEKLKPEQKEHKIHEAVTAEIIRTDPELCQIIPDAERESVIQLLGNGYGRSVLKQIVSGPLDADKQDYLLRDSYFCGVQYGHYDLAQLQRSLVLPDPDGDLMIDEDGVHAVEQFVLAKYYMTANIYRHRVRLITDQMITRAIRLGIESDNLEPMKRLYTFDGTAGFIRNYQKWDDARFMETFSPVHGSPPGPKSGAMLRRLRERKLLKEVFKDPIGKPYHSKSWETLRGLHKRAADTLSKAVAQRVAAYLTEQLGLKHENAIDPDFVIAHSYGIKSARESSRNDEEGILVNVKPAPQPFTDESTLFKSINEQYSDNFVVVFAPIEWPNPDTKDALRARWKEPIRSMIQEEWGRTKT